In the genome of Micromonospora sp. Llam0, the window CGAGGCGACCGCCCCCGGCTGGGTGTAGGTCAGCACCGGCAGCACGAACATCTCGGTGTCCCAGAAGGCGTGTCCGTCGTACCCCGGGCCGGTCAGCCCCTTCGCCGCGATCGGCCGCTGCTCGGCGCGGGCGCCGGCCTGCAGCACGTGGAACAGCCCGAACCGGACCGCCTGCTGGATCTCCGGGTCGCCGTCCACCCGCACGTCCGAGTGGCCCCAGAAGTCGTCGAGGTACTTGCGCTGCTCGGCGCAGAGCCCTTCCCAGCCGGAGATCCGGGCGCCGGCCAACGCCGCGCCGACCTGATCGCGCAGCGCCGGCAACGAACGCTGACTGGACCAGCCGTACGTCAGCAGCTTCACCATCCGCAGCCGCTGCCCCGGCTCCAGCAGGCAGGAGACGGTGGTCCGGACCCAGTCGTCGAACCCCTCGGTGCTGACCGACACCTCGCCGGGGCCGTCGATCTCGTGCCCCATCGCCGCCGCCATCCGCAGCCCGCTGGCCTTGGTCCGGTGGATGAGCAGCCCGCCGTCGGGCTGTACCAGCCGCTCCTCGGCCTGCAGCGGCGTCTCAAGCACCGCCGCGACGCGCGGGTCCTTGCTCTGTGCCGGCAGCTCCTCGTTGGCGACCAGCTCGGACTGCACGATGATGCGCAACGGCTCGTCGACCGCCTCCACCTCGAAGCAGATCGCCGCGACCGCCCGTTGGGTGAACGACACCAGCCGGGTGCTGCGGACCCGGGCGGTACGCCCGGCCGGCGAGCGCCACTCCAGCCGACGGTCCAGCAGACCGGCCCGCAGGTCGAGCACCCGCTCGTGGGAGAGCAGGTCGCCGTAGCGCACGTCGAACGGCTCGTCGTCGATCAGCAGCCGGATCGGTTTGCCGTTGGTGACGTTGACCAGCGTCTGACCGGACTCGGGGAAGCCGTAGCCGGCTTCGGCGTACGGCAGCGGTCGCAACTCGTAGAACGAGTTCAGGTAGGTGCCGGGCAGGCCGTGCGGTTCGCCCTCGTCCAGGTTGCCGCGGAATCCGACGTGCCCGTTCGCGAGGGCGAAGACCGACTCCGACTGGGCCAGGATGTCGAAGTCGAGCCGGGTCTCCCGCACGTGCCACGGTTCCACGGGGTAGGCCCGCTCGCGGATCATCGTTCGGCTCCGACCAGCAACTCCCCCAGATCGCTCACCACGATGTCGGCACCGCTGGCCAGCAGTTCGTCACCGATACCGACCCGGTCGACACCGATGACACAGCCGAACTCCCCCGCTCGCGCCGCCGTCACGCCGGCCAGCGCGTCCTCGAACACCGCGGCGTTGCCCGGCTCGACGCCGAGCTGCGCGGCAGCGGCCAGGAACGTGTCCGGTTCCGGCTTGCCCCGCAGGCCCTTCTCGCGCGCGATCACCCCGTCTACCCGCACCTCGACCAACTCCTCAATCCCCGCCGCGATCAGCACGTCCCGGCAGTTGGCGCTGGCCGAGACGACGGCCCGGTGCAGCCCGACCCAGCGGGCAGCATGAAGGTAGGCCAGTGAACCGTCGTAGACCTGCACCCCGTCTTCGGCGATGCGTCGCAGCAGCACCTCGTTCTTCCGGGTGCCGATGCCGTACACGGTGTCGGCCTCCGGGGGGTCGTCCGCCGACCCCTCGGGAAGCTCAACGCCTCGCGAGGCGAGGAAGGAACGCACCCCGTCGGCCCGCGGTCGACCGTCGACGTACCGGCTGTAGTCGGCGCCCGGGTCGAACGGCTGGAACGGCTGGCCGGTCTCGTCGGCCCGAGCGCGGAGGAAGTTGTTGAACGTTTCCTCCCACGCCGTGTTGTGCACTTTCGCGGTCTGAGTCAACACCCCATCGAGGTCGAACAGGCAGGCGGTCACATGAGCGGGTAGACCGAGCACGCAGCCAATCTAACCTGATCTCCGGTCGGACTGCTCGGTTTCCACCGGCGCGCCAGCCTGTAGTGACCGGTCAGTCACCCGTCGCCATCCGCCCACTCATCGCCAGCCGACGTCGATCCGGTCGCCCCGTTCATCGAAGAAGTGCAGGGCGTCCATCCGGACCGAGACGGCCAGCGGATGGCCGGGGGTGACCGCCGGGTACGGGGCCAGTCGCACGGCCAGTTCGGCCGGCCGGCGGTGGTGCCGCCCCGGGTCACTGAGCACGCTCTCCCGCTCCGGGCCGGACTCGGCCGACGGCTCGGCGACGGCCGCCCGGCCGACCGACCGACCGGTGAGGCGCTGCATCACGCCGCCGAACCGACGCAGGCGCCGGCCGGCACCGGCCGGCTCCACCGCCGTACCGGCGAGGTCGTCGACCACGATCGCGGTGGCCCCGATGTCGAGGTAGGCCAGCGACTCGTGGCCGTGGTGTTCGAGGAACCGGATCCGGCCCTGCAGCACGTCACCCGGGCTGCCGGGAGCGACCGGGGTCAGCGCCTCGGCCCGCAGGCCGACCACGATGCGTTCCCCGTGGTAGTGCGACACGGCCCGGGCCCGCAGATCGGTCCAGGGCAGGTAGAGGGTCTGTTCGCCCAGGTTGAGCGCCACGTAGCGGTCGAGATGGACGTAGACCGAGGCCTCCAGCAGGTTCATCCGAGGGCTGCCGAGGAACGCGGCGACGTAGAGGGTGGCCGGCCGGCCGTACACCTCGGTCGGGGTGCCGACGTCCTGCAGCACGCCCTTGCGCATGATCGCCACCCGGTCGGCCATGGTGAGCGCCTCAGCCTGGTCGTGGGTGACGTAGACGGTGCTGACGCCGAGCTCGCGGACCAGCCCGGAGATCTCCGCCCGCAACTCGGCCCGCAGCCCGCTGTCCAGGTTGGATAGCGGCTCGTCCATCAGGAACAGGCCGGGACGGCGGACGATGGCCCGCCCCATCGCCACCCGTTGCCGCTGGCCGCCGGAGAGCTGGCTGGGCTTGCGGGCGAGTACGTCGCCGATGCCCAACGCGCTGGCGACGTCGGCCACCCGCTCCTGCCGGGACGTCGTCTCCACTCCGGACAGGCGCAGCGGGAAGGCGATGTTGTCCTGCACCGACATGTGCGGGTAGAGGGCGAAGTCCTGAAAGACCATCGCGACCCGGCGGTCCCGGGGCGGAATGTCGTTGGCCAGCTCGCCGTCCAGCAGCACCGCACCGCTGCTCGGGTCCTCCAGCCCGGCGATCATCCGCAGCACGGTCGACTTGCCGCAGCCGGACGGGCCGAGGAGCACCATGAACTCACCGTCGTTGACGTCGAGGTTGACCTTGTCGACGGCGACGGTCCCGTCGGCAAAGACCTTGGATACATCCTTGAGCGCGACGGTGGTCACCGTCACCTCCCCCAGCCATCGGTTGCCGGCCCCCGAATGACTGTGACGAGCGCCATCGCCCTGGCACATCGGGTAAACGTGCCATGTTCATATTGTGACAGCTCGATTACCAGGAGATCGGATGGATTACCGAGCGGTTACTTCGGGTAGTCCGACCGGCGACGTACCGAACTCCGGGTGCCGGGGTACCCCGTCCCACTGCTGGCCACCCCGACGCAGGAAGTAGTCGAGACCGGCGTCCCAGGTGTGCCCGGCCGCCCGCCGTTCGTACAGGTAGCCGAGCGGATGGGTGCGGTAGATCAGCCCACCGGCGCGCAGCACCCGGTCCATCAGGCCACGGTCCACCGACCGGGGCACCGGCCGCCAACCACCGACCGCCTCCAGGTCACCGCGCGCCATCAACATCGTGCCGCCGGCCACCGGGGCGCCGTACGCCTCCGGCGGCACCGCCGCCCGGCGGACCGTGACCCCGAGCATCTGCAGCACCACGAACTCGGCGGCCTTGCCGACCAGCATCGCGCCCGAATACTCCCGGGCCAGCACCAGGTCCCAGATGTGCTCCGGGCCGTACACGTCGTCGTCGTCGACCTTGGTGACCAGGCTGCCCCGCGCCCGCGCGGTCGCCGCGCCCATCACCTCGCCGAAGCTGAACCCGGCGGGCGCGCTGAAGATCTGGATCGGCCGGCCACACTCACCGAGCCGCGCCCGCAGGTCCGCCGTCAACTCGATACCGTGCAGGCAGAGCACGATCTCCAACTCCGGGTAGGTCTGCCCGGCCAACTGCCGCACCACGTCCGGCAGGTACTCGGGACGCCGGGTGACCAGCACCGCGCTCACCGACGGCGGCGCCG includes:
- a CDS encoding HAD family phosphatase codes for the protein MLGLPAHVTACLFDLDGVLTQTAKVHNTAWEETFNNFLRARADETGQPFQPFDPGADYSRYVDGRPRADGVRSFLASRGVELPEGSADDPPEADTVYGIGTRKNEVLLRRIAEDGVQVYDGSLAYLHAARWVGLHRAVVSASANCRDVLIAAGIEELVEVRVDGVIAREKGLRGKPEPDTFLAAAAQLGVEPGNAAVFEDALAGVTAARAGEFGCVIGVDRVGIGDELLASGADIVVSDLGELLVGAER
- a CDS encoding ABC transporter ATP-binding protein; this encodes MTTVALKDVSKVFADGTVAVDKVNLDVNDGEFMVLLGPSGCGKSTVLRMIAGLEDPSSGAVLLDGELANDIPPRDRRVAMVFQDFALYPHMSVQDNIAFPLRLSGVETTSRQERVADVASALGIGDVLARKPSQLSGGQRQRVAMGRAIVRRPGLFLMDEPLSNLDSGLRAELRAEISGLVRELGVSTVYVTHDQAEALTMADRVAIMRKGVLQDVGTPTEVYGRPATLYVAAFLGSPRMNLLEASVYVHLDRYVALNLGEQTLYLPWTDLRARAVSHYHGERIVVGLRAEALTPVAPGSPGDVLQGRIRFLEHHGHESLAYLDIGATAIVVDDLAGTAVEPAGAGRRLRRFGGVMQRLTGRSVGRAAVAEPSAESGPERESVLSDPGRHHRRPAELAVRLAPYPAVTPGHPLAVSVRMDALHFFDERGDRIDVGWR